The DNA region GCCTGGCGACACTCCGGTAGGCGCCGGCGTCCGATCCCGCCGGATCGGCCACCTCCAGCGTCTCCGCCACACCCTCCTCCTCGGCGGCGCGCCAGCCGTCGGGCAGGGCGTACTCGGCCAGCACGAAGCAGCGGTCGGCAGCCTCCGGGTAGCGGCGCCGGAACTCGTCCCGCTGGCGCCGCGTCATGGTCAGCACCAGGTCGGCCCAGGCCACCAGCTCCCCGTCCAGCGGGCGGGAACGGTGGCGCTCCAGCTCCCCGCCCGCCTCGGGCAGCGCCTCGCGCGCCATGCGTGCCGCCGGGGCACCCTCCACCGCGTAGAGGCCGGCCGAGCGGGCCTCGACTCCCTCGCCCGCCGCGCGCAGACGGAGCAGCGCCTCCGCCATGGGGCTCCGGCAGGTGTTGCCGTCGCAGAGGAAGAGGACGTGGAACCGCTCGCGGTCGCTTGCTCCCGCCGCCATGGCGCCCGCGCCCCTCAGGCGTCTCCCCGGCTCAGGGCGAGCAGGGCCTCCGCGTACCGATCCGGGCGGCTCAACCACTCCAGCCGGGCCGGCTCCGCCGCGGCCGGCGGGTAGATGGGCCGGCCCTGCTCCAGGCCCAGCGCCTCCACCGGCGAGGGCGGCAGCGCGCGCGGGTCGGGCAGGCGGCGGAAGCGCGGGTTCTCCACCCACTCCGTCTCGCCGTCCGTCTCCAGCTCGTAGTAGGCGCCACCCCGCATACGGGTATAGGGTTCATACTCCGAGCGGAAGGTCGCGTCCACCCAGTTGGCCATGGCCAGCGGCCCCGGCCCCGGGTTGATCGTGACGTGGCCATAGCCGGGCGGCATGACCACCACGTCGCCCGGGCCGGCGTCGACGATGACCACGTCCTCCAGCTCGTCCTCCGCACCGGCGCGCTTCTGCAGCAGGAAGTGCGCACGACCGAAGAGCACCTGGTAGACCTCCGGGTAGGCCAGCCGCCCGCCGGGCGGGAGCGGATGGTAGTGGCCGTAGGTTTTGACCGGCTCGGCGCCCACGCGCCCGTCGACCAGCACGGTGACGTCGTAGCGCAGGCCCGCCGCCCGGATCCGCGCCGCCTCCCCGCTCCGGGCAAGACCCCGATACATGAAGTAGAGCAGGTCTGGCCCCGCCGCCTCCGACTCGTAGAGGACGGGACGCATCGCCTCCAGGCGCCGCACCTCGGGCTCCACGGGCTCCACGCCCTCGCCGAACTCCAGGCGGCCGCTCACCTCGTCCAGCCGCAGCGGGAGCCCCGCCACCGCTTCCAGTTCGACCATGCGCTCCACCTCCCGGCGCCCCGCGCCGCCCGCCCCCTGCGCGCCCGCCGCTACTCCGCTACTCCTCGTAGACCCGGCTGGCGGCACGAAGCATCCGCTCCACCACGGCGAGGCCCACACCCTCGTCCGGCGGGGCTTCGGCCACGATGGCCGACGCGCCGCTCCGCTCCGCCTCGCGCAGGATGCGGAAGAGGCGCGCGGCCCAGGCGGCCGGCTCGGTGCGCGGCCCCAGGTCGAGGCGAAAGTCGGCATCATAGTATCCCAAGCTCTCCCGCGGAGCGATGACGGCCACGCGCTCCCCCGCCGCCCGCAATCCGCCCACCACCTCGGCCACGCGCCGGTGTACCCGCTCCGTTTCGCCGCGCACCACGAAGAGCGGCACCCGCGGCGCATAGTGGCGGTACTTC from Bacillota bacterium includes:
- a CDS encoding low molecular weight protein arginine phosphatase, which codes for MAAGASDRERFHVLFLCDGNTCRSPMAEALLRLRAAGEGVEARSAGLYAVEGAPAARMAREALPEAGGELERHRSRPLDGELVAWADLVLTMTRRQRDEFRRRYPEAADRCFVLAEYALPDGWRAAEEEGVAETLEVADPAGSDAGAYRSVARQLERLIDRLLERWRGEGGERR
- a CDS encoding glucose-6-phosphate isomerase, giving the protein MVELEAVAGLPLRLDEVSGRLEFGEGVEPVEPEVRRLEAMRPVLYESEAAGPDLLYFMYRGLARSGEAARIRAAGLRYDVTVLVDGRVGAEPVKTYGHYHPLPPGGRLAYPEVYQVLFGRAHFLLQKRAGAEDELEDVVIVDAGPGDVVVMPPGYGHVTINPGPGPLAMANWVDATFRSEYEPYTRMRGGAYYELETDGETEWVENPRFRRLPDPRALPPSPVEALGLEQGRPIYPPAAAEPARLEWLSRPDRYAEALLALSRGDA